Below is a genomic region from Brassica rapa cultivar Chiifu-401-42 chromosome A08, CAAS_Brap_v3.01, whole genome shotgun sequence.
TATacttttctctaaaataaaatattgtaattCTAGTATATAGTTATACAGTAGAACAAAACCGatctttaaaatagagtttttcTAAACCAATATAGAAATCATTTAGAAATGATCTAAGAATAGACAACTAACAGAAAAgccattttttcaaaaaaagaaaagaaaaaaatagacaaCTAATATACAGTTATATATGCTCGTTCCACTGCATTTAGGAAACAGTGGGTGACTGAATCTGGATATTTCCCAAGTTTGATTATTTTTCATTGGCAAATGATAAGAGtatgaaaatgtaaaacaaaatttaaacttgaataatgaTGCGGTCCAGTGTTGAAATGTGATCATTTATCCACATCCACATCCACATCCAACCCAAAACtgaaattgaatattttcaACGTCATCACTCAACACTTCAAATCTACAAATGAGAAATTCTTCTCAAAACCAACACATTCCACAACTTAACCTGTAAAATAAACATACAACATCTTAAAAATTTACAGATgaatatttataatttcttttatttatgtgTTCTCATTTACTCTAAGATTAGTTTAAAACGTGGGAAAATGAATACTTTAGAGATTTTCAGAACTGTAGTAAGAAATACAGTATATATTTGATCAAATTTCACATACTTGCATATTTGCAACGGTGGAGCAACTCTAGTATGTCACACAAAAAACACAAGAATACACTATTCTACACAAAGCACTTCGAGAATATTGTTGCAAAACTAATCATAAATACTcccatttttaaatataaccaAAAGGACTCTAAAACCATATCATATATATTGTTGAAAAAATAACATCAAGTTCTAGCCGCCGGTCTCCTCCGTTCAACCCCCGGGGCACCAGCTCTATAGCCATACTGATAGTGACGTGGCGAGGAACGAGAAGAGCTAGAAACAGTCGGTTTAGTCGAAGAACAGTCTGTGACAACGTTAATGCATTGGATGCGTTCAAGTACGTCGACTACTTCCTTCATGTGCGGTCGGTTTTTCGGGTCTGGcgagacacaagagagtgtgaTGCGCCCCATTTCTGCTACAACTTTGGATGAGTATTGACCTTTGATTCCTTGGTCCATTATATGTTTCACTCTGTGTTTTCTTAAGAGCTCTGGTCTTAACCATTCAACTAGATTCTCTTGTCCCTTGGGCCGTTTTGGGTTGTATGCCCTTTCTCCGGTCATTACTTCTAGTAGTACTACGCCAAAGGCATATACGTCACTCTTAACGTATAAATGGCCTGAAGATgaagaaaataaactaaaacggTTAAGTATTTTATCAACAGCAATCTAAGCATTCGAAAGAGAAATCTTGAAGATCACGagtttgattatatatttaaaaatcttgttatattattgtttttatttctgaATACCATTAGGTTTGGTGCCCAAACTCGTAATCCCCTAAACCCGAAACCACATCATCAAATATTAGTTTCGTTTCAGCGGTCATTCTAATCATACCTAATATTACTATggttaatatatgtttttcttcTAAGCGTACCTGTTGCCATATATTCAGGAGCAGCGTAACCAAACGTGCCCATGATCCTAGTCGTAACGTGTGACTTCTCTTGTGATGGCCCAAACTTTGCTAAACCGAAATCTGAAAGCTTTGCATCAAAATTCTGCATGGGCAAatgaacattttaaaactaaatctcattagcaaaaaaaaaaaaaacaattaaagatTCTACTATGTCATAATTCTACCATATAATATGGGATGTTTTGACTAGACTAACCGAGTCGAGAAGTATATTGGAGGCTTTGAAGTCTCTATATATGACTTCTCTTTGTAAGCCGTGTAGAAACGCAAGGCCGCGAGCTGCACCGAGCACAATCTTGATCCTTAGGTCCCAAGGAAATGGCTCGTTTCCTGAACCAATAAAGATCACGCAAAGTAAATCAAAAGAGTATCTGTTACAATGATTAGGAGCTGTTAATTACGTCGAAAAAGATGGCTCTCAAGGCTTCCTTTGGGCATGAACTCGTAGACAAGCAGAAGCTCCTTGTCTTCACGACAGTATCCTAATAACTTCACCAGATTTGGGTGTGAAAGCATCCCCAAGAAGTTAACTTCTGACTgtcaaaaatcaaaacaaaaccacTATTTACTTAATTTGAACATTACCGTAGCAAAGAATCCAGATTAGTAAACGAGAAAGATATAGAACTAGTAAATATTACTAACTGACCATCCAAAGAATCCAGATTTCCATAACTTATACCAATCTTAAATTGTAGtgtaatatatgaataaaactTTTATGATATTATACTATGTAGCTAATATCAAATAACTAACAACGAGTTGTAAACcttttgatgtcaaaaaaaaaaacaatgagttgtaaaaaaaaaactaacaatgaAAACTCACAACTCAGGAGTAGAACAACCCCAATAAAAGGTTTTCCAACCAAGCTTCTCAAATATACGTATATATTTCAAAGCTATAAAAGGGTTTTCATAGTTTCGAGATCTCCCAAACAATACTTAATCTATATGTATGAGTTAATATACTTTGAGACCCATATAAGAACTCCACATGAATCATACCCTAACATGAATGATACCCTAAGAGCACCATTATCGGTAAGCTCTTGTGAGAAGTTCTggctaaaaaatataattaagtaagAAACTTACGGTTGAGTTTCCCGTAAAACTTAGAACTCCATAATTACAtacgtatatataatatatacatacacatacatgtattTTAAGAACAGAGGAGCAAAAAACCCCCAATGAAATTGCTCTTAATAAAGATCTTTGGTCTGACATTTTAGACACTCTTTTTCTACTTGTCTTCTTTTCACTAGTTAGTTATTTTCgtcaaataaaaacattactttttaaaattgtaagaaCTTTACACAAGTTCTACCGCGTTGTGTGTGCTCTAATCTTAAAAAACCATAAAACCGAGTGTCGTACTCTGTTAGAcacatttttaaattaaaaaaatatatttaactacATAAATGATTTTCcttaaaagtttaatatattGCCGACGTGCCGTGTAGATACTCAATTTAAAAACCTCACCATTATTTACAGCACATCCATCGAAAATTTTTAGATGGAGTTCTCTAACacagaaataaaaatttaaaaaaaaaaatagaagaaagaaatagaagtAATTCTCAAACAAACACTTGCAACTTGCAAGAACCCGATGAGAAACCCCACATGCTCATCAGTCGATGGTTAATTGTTcttttaaagtttaaatttaattacataactAATTTATATTAAGAATACTAATACTTTATTAATAACAATCTTACCTTTACATCTTCATGGTTGGAGTTGCTACAaacatgttttatttatattagtataaattaatatttcttttaatcATTCAGCAAGACTGCAACAGAAAGTCAATGTCGTTTTATATCCCATCAAAGAAGTAATCAAGATAGCAAAAATAATTGGGTTGGAATCTAGAGAAATTAGATCTTACTCGCCACTCTGCAAATCCTTGAACACTCTCGGAGTTCAATCTTTTGACGGCGGCGATCATACCGGAACCGGCTTTAGAAGGAGCAAGAGTCTTGGTGTCGATCCAACCTCTGTAAACTTTACCAAAACCTCCTTGACCCAACATAGAATCTGATCTGAAGTTCTTGGTCGCCGTCGTTAGATCCTGGAAGCTGTAGACTCTGAGAGCTGGTGATTCCAATATTAGACCAGAATCACCAATAATCCCGCCGGAATATTCGCTAGCAGCCTCGGAGAATTGGCTTCTCAGCCCGACGCTGCTGTTTGTCGTAGCAAGGGTGGTGGTCGTTGACGATGAGAACTCTGTTCCATTACTGTGGTTGTTCGTAGAGGCTGAGTAATCACAAAAGCAAAGAGATAAGAGAAAGTGAACGTATTTTTAAGTTCTTGAAAATCTTTTGAGAGGTTCttgaaagaaattaaaaaaaaaaa
It encodes:
- the LOC103834949 gene encoding probable serine/threonine-protein kinase CST — translated: MGHCISSLSSSSSSKTGLHSHASTNNHSNGTEFSSSTTTTLATTNSSVGLRSQFSEAASEYSGGIIGDSGLILESPALRVYSFQDLTTATKNFRSDSMLGQGGFGKVYRGWIDTKTLAPSKAGSGMIAAVKRLNSESVQGFAEWRSEVNFLGMLSHPNLVKLLGYCREDKELLLVYEFMPKGSLESHLFRRNEPFPWDLRIKIVLGAARGLAFLHGLQREVIYRDFKASNILLDSNFDAKLSDFGLAKFGPSQEKSHVTTRIMGTFGYAAPEYMATGHLYVKSDVYAFGVVLLEVMTGERAYNPKRPKGQENLVEWLRPELLRKHRVKHIMDQGIKGQYSSKVVAEMGRITLSCVSPDPKNRPHMKEVVDVLERIQCINVVTDCSSTKPTVSSSSRSSPRHYQYGYRAGAPGVERRRPAART